In one Cygnus olor isolate bCygOlo1 chromosome 27, bCygOlo1.pri.v2, whole genome shotgun sequence genomic region, the following are encoded:
- the ARID5A gene encoding LOW QUALITY PROTEIN: AT-rich interactive domain-containing protein 5A (The sequence of the model RefSeq protein was modified relative to this genomic sequence to represent the inferred CDS: inserted 1 base in 1 codon): MAPMAAKASEEDAVASGEKEEEEAFLVSLYKFMKDRHTPIERIPHLGFKQINLWKIYKAGRSWGLRAGNGARLWKNVYDELGGSPGSTSAATCTRRHYERLVLPYVRHXKGEDDKPLPPSKPRKQYKVSKGAETGEKSRRSKKEKGREQVRSPMGLGWSVGAAPNPLETFPPSQMPPEKAKPEAVATPGGSKEEPAEAPERGRPAEGRASPAAPAPSPSAGCAGTCRAHTEAYKRLFSSFYSKGNHPIMSPLAKKKLLAQVSKAESLHCHKRHCPEGRRGASDAHPSTSPEPPRPAEERRSPEPPGFKDPSRGSRSEVGSVPSASPGGRDSQPYPRAEEGGPAPAVFTGYFHAYHNKVLKPVSCHPLGGYFSSLKDFLEPQLEDTEQPQDLRSKTGQAWSGEGPRAAAFTAVKSCRVPPGAGFAPPTQSPTVPGGKRSREEEAFGPGKKLRAVSPFVKEPEGRDKGAGSPRGQQVLAKPKAIVPGPAYTAQLPAVPPAPDVYKGAMLRFPVSFANPLEHLKTPAAPLMPSLSVNPFVIPAFPSPLIAASTQPSDLCRPLATGPGHYPTSYESSLQHRLYPVATWHSQPTYATPHASAFHRNAKL, translated from the exons ATGGCCCCGATGGCGGCGAAGGCGTCCGAGGAGGACGCGGTGGCCAgcggggagaaggaggaggaggaggccttCCTCGTCAGCCTCTACAAGTTCATGAAGGACCGGCACACGCCCATCGAGAGGATCCCCCACCTCGGCTTCAAGCAGA tTAACCTCTGGAAGATTTACAAGGCGGGGAGAAGCTGGGGCCTACGAGCTG GTAACGGGGCGAGGCTCTGGAAGAACGTGTACGATGAACtcgggggcagccccggcagcacCAGCGCGGCCACTTGCACCCGGCGCCACTACGAGAG GCTGGTCCTTCCGTACGTGCGGC TCAAGGGCGAGGACGACAAGCCGCTGCCCCCCAGCAAGCCCCGCAAGCAGTACAAGGTCTCCAAGGGCGCCGAGACGGGCgagaagagcaggaggagcaagAAGGAGAAGGGCCGGGAGCAGGTGCGCAGCCCCATGGGGCTGGGATGGAGCGTGGGAGCAGCCCCCAACCCCCTGGAGACCTTTCCTCCATCCCAG ATGCCGCCGGAGAAGGCGAAGCCTGAGGCTGTGGCCACCCCTGGAGGCAGCAAGGAGGAGCCGGCGGAGGCCCCGGAGCGAGGCCGACCGGCCGAAGGACGTGCCAGCCCCGCGGCCCCAGCGCCAAGCCCCTCAGCGGGGTGTGCGGGCACCTGCAGAGCCCACACCGAAGCCTACAAACGCCTCTTCTCCAGCTTTTACTCCAAAGGCAACCACCCCATCATGTCCCCGCTGGCCAAGAAGAAGCTGCTGGCCCAGGTGAGCAAGGCCGAGTCCTTGCACTGCCACAAGCGCCACTGCCCAGAGGGCCGGCGGGGGGCGAGCGACGCTCACCCCAGCAcaagccccgagcccccccggccAGCAGAGGAGCGGAGGAGCCCGGAGCCTCCTGGATTTAAGGATCCATCCCGAGGCAGCAGGAGTGAGGTGGGATCCGTCCCCAGCGCCTCCCCAGGGGGGAGAGACAGCCAGCCCTACCCCAGAGCCGAGGAGGggggccccgcgcccgccgTCTTCACCGGCTACTTCCACGCCTACCACAACAAGGTGCTGAAGCCCGTGAGCTGCCACCCCCTCGGGGGCTACTTCTCCAGCTTGAAGGATTTTTTGGAGCCGCAGCTGGAGGACACGGAGCAGCCCCAAGACCTGCGGAGCAAAACGGGGCAAGCGTGGAGCGGGGAGGGCCCGCGGGCGGCCGCTTTCACTGCTGTTAAATCCTGCCGGGtgccccccggggctggctTCGCGCCACCAACGCAGAGCCCCACAGTGCCGGGGGGCAAGCGGAGCCGGGAGGAGGAGGCTTTCGGCCCCGGCAAGAAGCTGCGGGCTGTGTCCCCCTTCGTCAAGGAGCCCGAGGGCAGGGACAAGGGCGCTGGCTCGCCCAGGGGCCAGCAGGTGCTGGCCAAGCCCAAAGCCATCGTGCCCGGTCCCGCCTACACCGCCCAGCTGCCCGCCGTGCCGCCAGCCCCGGACGTTTACAAGGGAGCGATGCTGCGGTTCCCGGTGAGCTTCGCCAACCCGCTGGAGCACCTCAAAACCCCGGCGGCGCCGCTGATGCCGTCCCTCTCCGTCAACCCCTTCGTCATCCCTGCTTTCCCCAGCCCTTTGATAGCCGCCTCCACGCAGCCCTCCGACCTGTGCCGGCCGCTGGCGACCGGCCCCGGGCACTACCCCACGTCCTACGAGAGCTCGCTGCAGCACCGGCTCTACCCCGTGGCGACGTGGCACAGCCAGCCCACATACGCCACCCCGCACGCGTCGGCCTTCCACCGCAATGCCAAGCTGTAG